In a single window of the Caulobacter soli genome:
- a CDS encoding AAA family ATPase, producing MRDGHAYNAELPKGISRSRPLPDEKLGALWDSIVIEEETKKQLLSQAVLNFTLRGKVDRTVIPLHGVILLTGEPGTGKTSLARGLAHRTAMAFRGGRFKLLEVEPHSLTSSAMGKTQRAVSDLFSQAIAEAAMSGPTIVLLDEVETLAADRSKMSLEANPIDIHRATDAVLVQLDALAERFPDLLFVATSNFPDAVDSAFTSRCDLVLRVPLPDRVACGQILRDCLTGLGRTYPEIGRLASAPGFERCAQECVGLDGRAIRKMVANALACRQEVAMDPAKVTLDDVLRAAQRAKANRTGGRSK from the coding sequence ATGAGGGACGGTCACGCCTATAACGCGGAACTGCCCAAGGGCATCAGCCGCAGCCGGCCGCTGCCGGACGAGAAGCTGGGCGCTTTGTGGGACTCCATCGTCATTGAGGAGGAGACCAAAAAGCAGCTTCTGTCCCAGGCGGTGCTCAACTTCACCCTGCGGGGCAAGGTTGATCGGACCGTCATTCCCCTGCACGGCGTCATCCTGCTCACCGGTGAGCCCGGCACAGGCAAGACGTCGCTGGCGCGGGGGCTGGCTCATCGCACGGCGATGGCGTTCCGGGGCGGCCGGTTCAAGCTGCTGGAAGTCGAGCCCCATTCCCTGACCAGCTCGGCGATGGGCAAAACCCAGCGGGCAGTTTCGGACCTCTTTTCCCAAGCGATCGCCGAGGCCGCCATGAGCGGGCCCACGATCGTCCTATTGGACGAGGTCGAGACCCTGGCGGCCGACCGCTCGAAGATGAGCTTGGAAGCCAACCCCATCGACATCCACCGCGCCACCGACGCGGTCCTAGTGCAGTTGGACGCGCTGGCCGAGCGGTTCCCCGATCTGCTCTTCGTGGCGACGAGCAATTTCCCCGACGCCGTCGACAGCGCGTTCACCTCCCGCTGCGACCTGGTCCTGCGCGTGCCGTTGCCCGACCGGGTGGCCTGCGGCCAGATCCTGCGCGACTGCCTGACGGGCCTGGGGAGGACCTATCCCGAGATCGGTCGCCTGGCTTCCGCGCCGGGCTTTGAGCGCTGCGCCCAGGAGTGTGTCGGGCTCGATGGCCGCGCGATCCGCAAGATGGTGGCCAACGCCTTGGCCTGTCGCCAGGAAGTGGCGATGGATCCGGCCAAGGTCACGCTCGATGACGTGCTGCGCGCGGCCCAGCGCGCCAAGGCCAATCGCACGGGGGGCAGGTCGAAATGA
- a CDS encoding sensor histidine kinase: MTHDEAVELLLSADATERLRAARHFAMNATSADRRRLKAALLQENVPWTKRALERAISRLGPAKETQTVAQPVYADPPQRLVSELRARVIDEVAGTIIHELSTIVASLKLVAPREAPDYAGSRTETLVNSLSSLLGGIRNLKAAASRANYSQCDLAQECRDACGIFVDDGELFRFGGPSPFLVELDPDLFKIALTNVVKNAVEAVRSLPEGAPRAVTLNWGFAGHEYWVAVLDTGFGFERDPGGMVDFGQSTKDKSEHLGFGLATAKQAMQALEGDIYPTNALEGGAKVELRWFGGDEDSVR; the protein is encoded by the coding sequence ATGACGCACGACGAGGCGGTCGAACTCCTGCTTTCGGCTGACGCGACGGAGCGGCTAAGAGCCGCCCGCCATTTTGCAATGAACGCAACAAGCGCGGATCGGCGGAGACTGAAGGCGGCGCTGCTCCAAGAGAACGTGCCGTGGACGAAGCGAGCTCTAGAACGGGCAATCAGCCGGCTGGGGCCGGCAAAAGAAACCCAAACCGTGGCTCAACCCGTCTATGCCGATCCTCCGCAGCGGTTGGTTTCGGAGCTCCGCGCCAGGGTCATCGACGAAGTCGCCGGAACCATCATCCATGAACTTTCAACCATCGTGGCGTCGCTGAAACTGGTCGCGCCTCGCGAAGCACCCGACTATGCCGGCAGCCGCACCGAGACCCTTGTCAATTCTCTTTCGAGCCTGCTGGGCGGCATACGTAACCTGAAGGCAGCGGCCAGTCGGGCCAATTACAGCCAATGCGATCTGGCCCAGGAATGTCGCGACGCTTGTGGAATCTTCGTCGATGACGGCGAGCTCTTCAGGTTTGGTGGCCCTTCTCCTTTTCTGGTGGAACTCGATCCAGATTTGTTCAAAATCGCTTTGACCAACGTCGTGAAGAACGCGGTCGAAGCCGTGCGGTCCCTGCCCGAAGGCGCGCCGCGCGCGGTGACGTTGAACTGGGGGTTTGCCGGGCATGAATACTGGGTCGCCGTCCTCGATACCGGTTTCGGTTTCGAGCGAGACCCGGGCGGCATGGTGGATTTTGGCCAGAGCACAAAGGACAAGTCCGAACATCTCGGCTTTGGCCTGGCTACGGCGAAGCAGGCGATGCAGGCGCTAGAGGGCGATATCTATCCGACTAATGCGCTCGAGGGGGGTGCCAAGGTCGAGCTGAGGTGGTTTGGCGGCGATGAAGATTCTGTTCGTTGA
- a CDS encoding SAVED domain-containing protein, with translation MADAVTPRWNGDKYQARVFWHNALHMLATDSVVVEVTFEADAPKAFDDVVVKYDPPIAGSGPVRVPATYHQVKWHVELGGRFGYKDFIEPDFIGATSVSLLQRLREAKKIAPAGAQFDFVTTYRIHDDDPLSPLLSGTDRSILIDRLFDGTTDRSKTGKIRKLWREHLGLASDDELKAVVSGLRIFDGQLSLDELRSQVNLRAEVVGALTCRTNSDFRYDGLAQALKSRRLNSFTRETLRAILAEEGLLVEVAPLVDAPLPVAIRSFHGLAADLSIASPENTLVLTEAFNQRYLRADRSWQDDIGPRVSTFLAEAVRRSGKLRLSLDAHASIAFLAGSVLDVKSGVDTTLVQKGRVGSREWRADDGTETDAARLVVTSAALGKGRDIAVALGVSRDAEKETRAYIAKSLKGVGKLLTFAMPSGPGQQVVAGGGHAAALAEQVANQVRDAREEPDAVVHIFAACPNSVMFFLGQEHRGVAPCVVYEFDFDRRGNKSYQPSFVIE, from the coding sequence ATGGCCGATGCGGTGACGCCGCGATGGAACGGCGACAAGTACCAGGCGCGGGTATTCTGGCATAACGCCCTGCACATGCTGGCCACGGACTCGGTCGTCGTGGAGGTCACCTTCGAGGCCGATGCGCCCAAGGCCTTCGACGACGTCGTGGTCAAATATGATCCGCCCATCGCGGGGTCAGGACCGGTGCGGGTGCCTGCGACCTATCACCAGGTCAAATGGCACGTCGAGCTGGGTGGCCGCTTTGGCTACAAGGACTTCATTGAGCCAGACTTCATCGGCGCGACCAGCGTGTCGCTTCTCCAGCGGCTGCGCGAGGCCAAGAAGATCGCGCCCGCTGGCGCCCAGTTCGACTTCGTCACCACCTATCGCATCCATGACGACGACCCTCTGTCGCCGCTGCTGTCGGGGACCGATCGCTCGATCCTCATCGACCGCCTGTTCGACGGAACCACCGACCGTAGCAAGACCGGCAAGATCCGTAAGCTCTGGCGCGAGCACCTGGGACTGGCTTCGGACGACGAGCTGAAGGCCGTCGTCTCGGGGCTACGCATCTTCGATGGGCAGCTGTCGCTCGATGAGTTGCGCTCCCAGGTCAATCTGCGGGCGGAGGTGGTCGGCGCCCTGACCTGCCGGACCAACTCCGACTTCCGCTATGACGGCTTGGCCCAGGCCCTCAAATCGCGGCGCCTCAACAGCTTCACCCGCGAGACCTTGCGCGCGATCCTGGCCGAGGAAGGACTGCTGGTGGAGGTCGCGCCCTTGGTGGACGCGCCGCTGCCGGTCGCCATTCGCAGCTTTCACGGTCTGGCGGCCGACCTGAGCATCGCCTCGCCCGAGAACACCCTGGTCCTGACCGAGGCGTTCAATCAACGATACCTGCGCGCGGATCGTAGCTGGCAGGACGACATCGGGCCGCGAGTTTCCACCTTCCTGGCCGAGGCCGTCCGGCGGTCGGGGAAGCTTCGCCTATCGCTGGACGCCCATGCCTCCATCGCCTTCCTGGCCGGCTCGGTGCTGGACGTGAAATCGGGCGTCGACACCACCCTGGTCCAGAAGGGGCGGGTCGGTAGTCGCGAGTGGCGCGCCGACGATGGAACGGAGACGGACGCGGCCAGGCTCGTTGTGACCTCGGCGGCGCTGGGCAAGGGTAGGGACATCGCCGTGGCGTTGGGCGTGTCGCGCGACGCCGAAAAGGAAACGCGCGCCTATATCGCCAAGTCGCTGAAGGGTGTGGGGAAGCTCCTGACGTTCGCGATGCCGTCCGGGCCTGGGCAGCAAGTCGTCGCCGGCGGTGGACACGCCGCGGCATTGGCCGAGCAGGTCGCCAACCAGGTTCGCGACGCCCGAGAGGAACCCGACGCGGTCGTGCATATCTTCGCGGCCTGCCCCAACAGCGTGATGTTCTTCCTGGGTCAGGAACATCGCGGCGTCGCGCCCTGCGTCGTCTACGAGTTTGACTTCGATCGCCGGGGCAACAAGAGCTACCAGCCGTCCTTTGTCATCGAGTAG
- a CDS encoding recombinase family protein has protein sequence MRIAYYRVSSGDQSIEAQRHALGGGFDREFSDVGVSGGVPAAARPGFTKLLEQVRRSDVVCVYAVDRLGRDALDVQATVRRLMDEGVVVDIHGIGTIDGRGVGEIVLAVLAQVADLERRRIRERADAGRNAARAALLSTGRTHRGKESLGRPMKSSPNAVARWREGSGASIRATAAHFDLSTATVKRYCAQVAARTVESSK, from the coding sequence ATGCGGATCGCCTACTATAGGGTTTCGAGCGGCGATCAGAGCATTGAAGCTCAACGTCATGCGTTGGGCGGCGGCTTCGATCGGGAGTTTTCCGATGTAGGCGTAAGCGGGGGCGTTCCAGCCGCCGCCAGGCCCGGTTTTACTAAACTATTGGAGCAAGTCCGCCGCAGCGATGTCGTCTGCGTCTACGCAGTCGATAGGCTTGGGCGGGATGCGCTCGACGTTCAGGCGACCGTTCGCCGGCTAATGGACGAGGGTGTCGTTGTAGATATTCACGGAATAGGGACCATTGACGGGCGAGGGGTAGGCGAGATCGTTCTCGCCGTTCTTGCCCAGGTCGCGGATCTGGAGCGCCGCCGAATTCGCGAGCGAGCTGACGCAGGTCGAAATGCCGCAAGAGCCGCCTTATTATCGACAGGCCGCACGCACAGGGGCAAGGAAAGTCTGGGTCGCCCGATGAAGAGCAGCCCAAATGCCGTAGCGCGATGGAGAGAAGGAAGCGGCGCCAGCATTAGAGCAACAGCCGCACATTTTGACCTCTCGACCGCAACGGTAAAGCGCTACTGCGCACAGGTGGCTGCGCGAACCGTCGAGAGTTCGAAATAA
- a CDS encoding AAA family ATPase gives MNIERLQIEGGFLDGFDVKFASGLNVLIGARGTGKTSVIELLRFALAARNHTTEAGQRSAEHARAVLGDGEVTVQVGDILDTIIVSRAGGDAEPQANGKYEKPLIFSQTEIENIGLSEGGRLRLVDSFVSKGASLSADEAAAVSAIKSIFKEISALEDERNSLGAGLEGLDALQQRIQAFEAEEEKHRAASSDLTDKQAQLATITAQVTNLAVREEVLSRFAASAQAWAENLQGMIGDDFGVEAWDELDGPDPLAAFRKRYDEQVGLVGVIASKFDAMQTEAVASKEALSGSRMAAEAQSRALRVEVEQSVSGAGAVSRQLAQLRTEVAQINARRKIVDERDQRLRQMRVRRDERIRALDAVRLERFEQRTQVTNDLNKALGPQIKVSVDRYGQYADYNRALTDALRGSGMRYNDLVGALTQSISPHELVQFLDTNDFVGLADISGIPKDRAARLLGHLREAGAADIVTVSIEDNVRMSLLDGVDYKDVEHLSAGQRCTVILSIVLQHSSRTLIIDQPEDHLDNAYIASTIIKAIKTRKANGQLIISTHNANIPVLGEADLVVEMTSDGRNGFVQVCEALSNSKAVDAITNVMEGGRDAFSSRARFYDEHEL, from the coding sequence GTGAATATCGAGCGTTTGCAGATCGAAGGGGGCTTCCTGGATGGCTTCGATGTCAAGTTCGCGAGCGGCCTGAACGTGCTGATCGGGGCGCGCGGCACAGGCAAGACCTCCGTCATCGAGCTCCTTCGCTTCGCGCTGGCGGCCCGTAACCATACCACCGAAGCGGGGCAACGATCGGCCGAGCATGCCCGCGCTGTCTTGGGCGACGGCGAGGTCACAGTTCAAGTGGGGGACATCCTTGACACCATCATCGTTAGCCGCGCTGGCGGTGATGCGGAGCCACAGGCCAATGGCAAATATGAAAAACCGCTGATCTTCTCCCAGACCGAGATCGAAAACATTGGCCTCAGCGAAGGGGGACGGCTGCGTCTGGTAGATAGTTTCGTTTCGAAAGGTGCCTCCCTTTCGGCTGACGAGGCAGCCGCAGTTTCGGCGATCAAATCGATCTTCAAGGAGATCAGCGCCCTGGAGGACGAACGAAATTCCCTGGGCGCCGGTCTTGAAGGGCTCGACGCGCTGCAGCAGCGGATCCAGGCATTCGAGGCCGAAGAGGAAAAGCATCGCGCGGCTTCCTCGGATCTTACTGACAAGCAGGCACAATTGGCGACGATCACAGCCCAGGTAACCAACCTGGCCGTACGTGAAGAGGTCCTTTCGCGCTTTGCCGCTTCCGCTCAGGCCTGGGCAGAAAACCTCCAAGGCATGATCGGTGATGACTTCGGCGTGGAGGCCTGGGACGAGCTGGACGGACCAGACCCATTGGCGGCCTTCCGCAAACGCTATGATGAACAGGTGGGACTCGTCGGAGTGATCGCGTCCAAGTTCGACGCGATGCAAACCGAGGCTGTCGCGTCCAAGGAGGCCCTCAGCGGGAGCCGCATGGCTGCGGAGGCCCAGTCCCGCGCGTTGAGAGTCGAAGTCGAGCAGTCGGTTTCGGGCGCTGGCGCAGTTTCGCGCCAACTGGCGCAATTGCGTACCGAAGTCGCACAGATCAACGCCAGGCGGAAGATCGTGGACGAGCGGGATCAGCGCCTGCGACAGATGAGGGTGCGGCGTGACGAACGAATCCGAGCGTTGGACGCCGTGCGGTTGGAACGGTTCGAGCAAAGAACGCAGGTTACTAACGACCTGAACAAGGCGCTTGGCCCCCAGATCAAGGTGTCGGTGGACCGGTACGGGCAGTACGCCGACTACAATCGCGCCTTGACCGACGCGCTTCGCGGCAGCGGCATGCGCTACAACGATCTCGTGGGGGCGTTGACACAAAGCATCAGCCCTCATGAGCTGGTCCAATTCCTGGACACCAACGACTTTGTCGGCCTAGCTGATATTTCTGGAATTCCGAAGGATCGCGCCGCCCGACTGCTGGGCCATCTGCGCGAAGCCGGTGCCGCGGACATCGTTACCGTCAGCATAGAAGACAATGTCCGGATGTCGTTACTAGATGGTGTAGACTACAAAGACGTCGAACATTTATCGGCTGGTCAACGGTGCACCGTCATCCTGTCGATCGTGTTGCAGCACTCGAGCAGAACCCTAATTATCGATCAGCCCGAAGACCATCTAGACAACGCATATATTGCTTCGACGATCATCAAAGCCATCAAGACCCGCAAGGCAAACGGACAGCTGATCATTTCGACCCACAACGCCAATATCCCGGTCCTTGGCGAGGCCGACCTAGTTGTCGAGATGACCTCGGACGGTCGAAATGGCTTTGTTCAGGTCTGCGAGGCCTTGAGCAATTCCAAGGCCGTAGATGCGATCACCAACGTGATGGAAGGCGGACGGGACGCGTTTTCAAGCCGCGCGCGGTTCTATGATGAGCACGAACTCTGA
- a CDS encoding CBASS oligonucleotide cyclase, with translation MLTVDEAFRKFKSRLELNDREQKNATARHTEVRDYIRAKFKIEKDFLTGSYKRHTKTKPLKDIDIFFVLKDSERETYRDKAPSVVIGDFYDALVEKYGASAVRKQGRSVNVDFGIVADAEDNTDYRVLSVDVVPAFTCGADYEIADTDKGEWIKTNPEIHASKAVAAHQAYSNEWKGLVRMAKYWNNNPRHGEKPVKPSFLIEVMALQCLYGGWQGRFDYEFQSFFQTLADRITDEWPDPAGLGPPISDGMDAARKQRAKTLLQAASRDASLAINLSRQGKNGEALKAWRALFGPKFPLS, from the coding sequence ATGCTCACCGTCGATGAAGCGTTTCGGAAGTTCAAAAGCCGCCTGGAGCTGAACGACCGCGAGCAGAAGAACGCCACCGCGCGCCATACCGAAGTGCGCGACTACATCCGCGCGAAGTTCAAGATCGAGAAGGATTTCCTGACCGGGTCCTACAAGCGGCACACCAAGACCAAGCCGCTCAAGGACATCGACATCTTCTTCGTCCTCAAGGACTCGGAGCGCGAAACGTACCGCGACAAGGCACCGTCGGTGGTCATCGGTGACTTCTATGACGCCCTGGTCGAGAAGTACGGAGCCAGCGCGGTCCGCAAACAGGGCCGTTCGGTCAATGTCGATTTCGGTATCGTGGCCGACGCCGAGGACAACACCGACTACCGGGTCCTCAGCGTTGACGTCGTCCCGGCTTTCACCTGCGGTGCCGACTACGAGATCGCCGACACAGACAAGGGCGAGTGGATCAAGACCAATCCGGAAATCCACGCCTCTAAGGCCGTGGCCGCCCACCAGGCCTATTCTAACGAATGGAAGGGCTTGGTGCGCATGGCCAAATATTGGAACAACAACCCCCGTCACGGCGAAAAGCCGGTCAAACCCTCGTTCCTGATCGAGGTCATGGCGCTCCAGTGCCTGTACGGGGGCTGGCAAGGCCGGTTCGACTACGAGTTCCAGTCGTTCTTCCAGACCCTGGCCGACAGGATAACCGACGAATGGCCCGATCCGGCCGGCCTTGGCCCGCCGATCAGCGACGGCATGGACGCGGCCCGCAAGCAGCGGGCGAAAACCCTGCTGCAGGCAGCCAGCCGCGACGCCAGTCTGGCGATCAATCTGAGCCGGCAGGGGAAGAACGGCGAGGCGCTGAAGGCCTGGCGCGCGCTCTTTGGGCCCAAGTTCCCGCTGTCGTAG
- a CDS encoding phosphotransferase, with amino-acid sequence MKILFVEDNEGFAGDLQPILLEIPGVEQVINVQDLEAARKALDDDLIDLIVLDLSIPSGADSDAPDPAHGQTLFYEAQKRHPGTPIFILTGSEADKFSRQLARYGNQVRLWGDKTQIETVSYFLKEEVDELVARVTAVAGCFGRMDAVAINTRMRDLGLTPVQKRMLKSYANSVDCVACDVSLLSGGLSDAKVVKATAVDGARKPQALCAGKLGSRSIVQQEKEAYEAHVRKLGVGACPALFSVVEDGVGQSAAIFYTLTDQDTLSFFERLAADVTVGKKVVTHVRTSLARWSEAATAGMALIRDVRRRLVADDVAESLYQKHDLEDLKSVEDVPIQVSQSCIHGDLHCGNVLVKSGGEAVLIDFGDAGPGYTVMDPIALELSLVFHPDAAKCGLREKLMDQLEDWLDEGKFVGTSGLGPMVGACREWAHDVAGGDLAVLAAAFSYAFRQLKYETVPTDVTIKFLRMLAERIRGATSGA; translated from the coding sequence ATGAAGATTCTGTTCGTTGAGGATAACGAAGGTTTTGCTGGAGATCTCCAGCCCATCCTTCTTGAGATACCCGGCGTCGAACAGGTCATCAATGTCCAGGACCTGGAGGCGGCTCGAAAGGCGCTGGATGATGATCTCATTGATCTCATAGTCTTGGATCTCTCGATCCCATCGGGGGCGGATAGCGATGCGCCTGACCCGGCGCATGGACAAACTCTGTTCTATGAAGCTCAAAAGCGTCATCCGGGGACCCCGATCTTCATCCTGACTGGCTCCGAGGCCGATAAGTTCAGCCGACAGCTTGCCCGGTACGGAAACCAAGTCCGCCTGTGGGGTGACAAGACCCAGATCGAAACGGTCAGTTACTTCCTGAAGGAAGAGGTCGATGAACTCGTGGCTCGCGTCACGGCGGTCGCGGGGTGTTTTGGGAGGATGGACGCGGTAGCGATCAACACGCGCATGCGCGATCTCGGCCTAACGCCCGTTCAGAAGCGGATGCTTAAATCCTACGCCAACTCCGTCGACTGTGTGGCTTGCGACGTCAGCCTGCTGAGCGGTGGGCTTTCCGACGCAAAGGTCGTCAAAGCGACAGCGGTCGATGGCGCCCGTAAACCTCAAGCCCTATGCGCCGGAAAACTGGGGAGTCGATCGATCGTTCAGCAGGAGAAGGAAGCTTACGAAGCCCACGTCCGCAAGTTGGGCGTCGGAGCGTGCCCCGCGCTGTTCTCCGTTGTAGAGGATGGCGTCGGACAGAGTGCGGCCATCTTTTACACCCTGACCGACCAGGACACCCTGTCGTTTTTCGAGCGATTGGCCGCCGACGTCACTGTGGGCAAGAAGGTCGTCACGCACGTTCGCACTTCCCTGGCGCGATGGAGCGAAGCTGCTACGGCCGGCATGGCCTTGATCCGTGACGTCCGGCGACGCCTAGTGGCCGACGACGTCGCCGAAAGTCTCTACCAGAAGCATGATCTAGAAGACCTGAAGAGTGTGGAAGACGTTCCCATCCAGGTATCCCAGAGTTGCATTCACGGCGACCTCCATTGCGGGAACGTGTTGGTCAAAAGCGGTGGCGAGGCGGTGCTCATAGACTTTGGCGACGCCGGCCCTGGCTACACAGTGATGGATCCGATCGCGCTCGAACTCAGCCTGGTGTTCCATCCCGACGCAGCCAAGTGCGGTCTGCGCGAGAAACTCATGGACCAATTGGAAGACTGGCTCGACGAAGGAAAGTTCGTCGGCACCAGCGGCCTTGGACCAATGGTCGGTGCCTGCCGGGAATGGGCTCACGATGTCGCTGGCGGCGACCTAGCTGTTCTTGCCGCAGCTTTCAGCTATGCGTTCCGCCAATTGAAGTACGAGACCGTGCCGACCGACGTCACAATCAAGTTCCTGCGGATGCTCGCCGAGCGGATCCGAGGGGCTACCAGCGGAGCCTGA
- a CDS encoding recombinase family protein yields the protein MIIGYARVSTADQRLDLQVDALTKAGCDRIFTDHASGGRGDRVGMTDALSHLRAGDTLMVWKLDRLGRSVRQLVEFTAQLEKRGIQFASLTDGIDTGSSAGRFFFHVMAAMAEMERDLVRERTVAGLAAAKARGRLGGRPAKLTLQQLGHAKRLLADPETTGAEVANTLGVARSTLYRSLGKAPTDLRKRYRRPAKDGVSPVRGAASG from the coding sequence ATGATCATCGGCTACGCACGCGTCTCGACGGCGGACCAGCGGCTCGACCTCCAGGTGGATGCGCTCACTAAGGCCGGCTGCGACCGGATCTTCACGGACCACGCGAGCGGCGGCCGCGGTGATCGGGTCGGGATGACGGACGCGCTCTCGCATCTTCGCGCCGGCGACACGCTTATGGTCTGGAAACTGGATCGGCTGGGACGCTCGGTGCGTCAGCTTGTGGAATTCACCGCGCAGCTGGAAAAGCGTGGCATTCAGTTCGCAAGCCTGACGGACGGTATCGACACAGGCTCGTCGGCGGGACGGTTCTTCTTCCATGTCATGGCGGCAATGGCCGAGATGGAGCGGGACTTAGTTCGTGAGAGGACCGTCGCGGGCCTAGCCGCCGCCAAGGCGCGGGGACGATTGGGTGGTCGCCCGGCCAAGTTGACCTTGCAGCAGCTCGGCCATGCCAAGCGGTTGCTGGCGGACCCTGAAACGACGGGGGCGGAGGTTGCAAACACGCTGGGCGTCGCGCGATCGACGCTCTACCGATCGCTCGGCAAGGCACCGACCGATCTGCGAAAACGCTACAGGCGTCCGGCTAAGGATGGAGTGAGCCCAGTTCGAGGCGCGGCGAGCGGATAG
- a CDS encoding HORMA domain containing protein — MTAVTVNTYTHSVTYVADNMLKSLKDIIRLSGLDPAAFIDDWDVNMRGIRTWLDTGDLETVKLEIFDPKTDALLVRWDMDVVYGWSSGDGNFWVDTEQLKYAILKAGVWPSQAKYRLLLHTKPGRPDVAGWSKGSARSTAGFTKQSLGTTIDHSGLGANAGYWRKG, encoded by the coding sequence ATGACCGCCGTCACCGTCAACACCTACACCCACTCGGTCACCTACGTGGCCGACAACATGCTCAAGAGCCTCAAGGACATCATCCGTCTGAGCGGCCTGGACCCCGCCGCGTTCATCGACGACTGGGACGTCAACATGCGCGGCATCCGCACCTGGCTCGACACTGGCGACCTCGAAACCGTCAAGTTGGAGATTTTCGATCCAAAGACCGACGCGCTTCTTGTTCGCTGGGACATGGACGTCGTCTACGGCTGGAGCTCCGGCGACGGCAACTTCTGGGTCGACACCGAGCAGTTGAAGTACGCGATCCTCAAGGCCGGCGTGTGGCCCAGCCAGGCCAAGTATCGCCTGCTGCTGCACACCAAGCCGGGCCGTCCCGATGTGGCCGGCTGGAGCAAGGGCAGCGCCCGCTCGACCGCCGGCTTCACCAAGCAGTCCCTGGGAACGACGATCGATCACAGCGGCCTTGGGGCCAACGCCGGATACTGGAGGAAGGGCTGA